The Elaeis guineensis isolate ETL-2024a chromosome 13, EG11, whole genome shotgun sequence genome includes a region encoding these proteins:
- the LOC140853239 gene encoding rust resistance kinase Lr10-like, producing MFLATYGATKPTRYSFADVKKMTKHFKHKLGYGGFGTVYKGELPNGIPVAVKTLIKSKGEGEDFINEVATVGRIHHANVVRLLGFCSEGTWRALIYEFMPNESLEKYIFDKRNKTDHQPLDMKKLQEIAIGIAQGIEYLHQGCSHRILHFDIKPHDILLDHNFNPKISDFGLAKLCSRDQSIIAMTAARGTMGYIAPEIYCRNFGTVSYKSDVYSFGMLVPEMVGGRKNVDPEIEKTSEIYFPEWVYGQIVQGHDLGLVMQRNGVEEDIAKKLAIIALWCIQWNPMDRPSMTKVIHMLMENLESLEIPPTPFVTSTGQKNGV from the coding sequence ATGTTTCTTGCAACCTACGGGGCCACAAAACCCACGCGATACTCTTTTGCTGATGTTAAAAAGATGACAAAGCATTTTAAGCATAAATTAGGCTACGGTGGATTTGGAACCGTGTATAAAGGAGAGCTACCAAATGGAATTCCAGTGGCAGTTAAGACGCTGATAAAATCTAAAGGGGAGGGAGAAGACTTCATCAATGAAGTAGCCACAGTTGgaagaatccaccatgcaaatgtgGTTCGTCTTTTGGGATTTTGTTCAGAAGGAACATGGCGTGCACTTATTTATGAATTTATGCCAAATGAGTCACTAGAGaagtatatttttgataaaagaaacaaaacagaTCATCAACCATTGGACATGAAAAAGCTGCAAGAGATCGCTATTGGGATTGCTCAGGGTATCGAGTATTTGCATCAGGGATGCAGTCACCGCATCCTACATTTTGACATCAAACCTCACGATATTTTATTGGACCATAACTTTAATCCAAAGATTTCAGATTTTGGCCTTGCAAAGTTATGCTCAAGAGACCAGAGTATTATCGCGATGACTGCTGCGAGGGGAACAATGGGCTACATTGCACCCGAGATCTATTGTAGAAATTTTGGAACAGTGTCTTATAAATCAGATGTCTATAGTTTTGGAATGTTGGTGCCGGAAATGGTGGGTGGGAGAAAGAATGTTGATCCTGAAATCGAGAAAACaagtgagatatattttccagAGTGGGTATATGGCCAGATAGTACAAGGTCATGATCTAGGATTGGTGATGCAGAGGAATGGAGTTGAAGAAGATATCGCCAAAAAGCTTGCTATAATAGCATTGTGGTGCATAcagtggaatccaatggatcggCCCTCCATGACAAAAGTGATTCACATGCTGATGGAAAATTTAGAGAGCTTGGAGATACCTCCCACACCTTTCGTCACCTCCACTGGCCAAAAGAATGGCGTGTAA
- the LOC140853249 gene encoding uncharacterized protein encodes MGTHQVSSICSVLSFLLFFSIRLAMGLAKRKGCSSSCGLQNISYPFRLKDDPAGCGLSSGYQLICEANKTILDIQSDKFYYVWNDLAFHFLKETRYYVTEISYDQQEIHVVDSGLASGRCGLPTRSSLFELDDFENSDDDFWLSFPYWLAYSSNWSTFMSCTRQIKSDTFQFIPCLSHNNNTFAYAVVREDANSLQFLEPSCRFLAAIPTAGSPEMDSRTDVFKLLQKGFVLSWFSRRTPFQQCLDELRWDFRYLRRQFRDLKAKEIPAGMFAAYETSISFLPCIVDASTRSYPPRIRVALGILTVTVEHLITLAILVRLVFPPLAVYVFLAHKFWSMRASIDSVEKFLRNQQPLLPTRYSYTDIVAVTNHFKEKIGQGGFGSVFKGKLLGDHLVAIKMLGNSKCDGEEFINEVSTIGRIHHVNVVQLVGFSSEGSKRALVYEYMPNGSLDKYIFSPSGTRHRPSYFTWDKLNDIALGVARGIDYLHRGCDMQILHFDIKPQNILLDQNFTPKISDFGLAKLYPKEYGLVSMSAARGTIGYIAPELISRNFGVISDKSDVYSFGMLLLEMAGGRRNVDRRVENSSQVYYPSWIYDQLAPEKELEINNSIEIGDAERKLCMVGLWCIQMKSSSRPSMSKVIEMLEGDVDSLQIPPRPCFSSSQPISIRQSCMDSSLTELSIICEHDELP; translated from the exons ATGGGCACACACCAAGTTTCATCCATCTGTTCTGTGCTTTCGTTTCtcctcttcttcagtattagaCTAGCTATGGGCCTCGCAAAGCGAAAAGGCTGTTCTTCCTCCTGCGGACTGCAAAATATCAGCTACCCTTTTCGTTTAAAAGATGATCCAGCAGGTTGTGGTCTTTCATCAGGGTACCAACTCATTTGCGAAGCTAACAAAACTATCTTGGATATCCAATCAGACAAGTTCTATTATGTTTGGAATGACTTAGCCTTCCATTTTCTCAAGGAAACAAGATATTATGTCACTGAAATTTCATATGACCAACAAGAAATCCATGTTGTTGATTCTGGCTTGGCAAGTGGCCGTTGTGGTCTTCCCACTCGATCTTCGCTATTTGAGCTGGATGATTTTGAAAATTCTGACGATGACTTTTGGTTATCATTCCCGTACTGGTTAGCATATTCGAGTAATTGGTCTACTTTCATGAGTTGCACTAGGCAGATTAAGAGCGACACGTTTCAGTTCATCCCTTGCCTGAGCCACAACAACAACACATTTGCTTATGCCGTTGTTCGAGAAGACGCGAATTCGTTGCAGTTTCTTGAGCCTTCCTGCAGGTTTCTGGCTGCGATTCCCACGGCTGGTTCTCCTGAAATGGATTCAAGGACTGATGTTTTCAAACTCCTTCAGAAAGGCTTTGTTCTTTCATGGTTCTCTAGGAGAACCCCATTTCAGCAGTGTCTGGACGAATTACG GTGGGATTTCCGTTATTTAAGGCGGCAGTTCCGTGATTTAAAGGCAAAGGAAATTCCCGCTGGGATGTTCGCTGCCTATGAAACGAGCATATCCTTCTTACCCTGCATCGTCGATGCATCCACTCGAAGTTATCCTCCCCGTATTCGAGTAGCCTTGGGGATTTTAACAGTAACGGTGGAGCACTTGATAA CACTGGCAATACTAGTCAGGCTTGTATTTCCACCTTTAGCGGTTTACGTTTTCCTTGCCCACAAATTTTGGAGCATGCGAGCATCGATCGACAGCGTTGAGAAGTTTCTGCGGAACCAGCAACCACTTTTACCAACGAGGTATTCATATACTGACATCGTTGCCGTCACAAACCACTTCAAAGAAAAAATAGGACAAGGGGGTTTTGGGTCCGTCTTCAAAGGGAAACTCCTTGGTGACCATCTGGTCGCCATCAAGATGTTGGGCAATTCCAAGTGCGATGGAGAAGAATTCATCAACGAGGTCTCCACAATTGGCAGGATTCACCACGTAAATGTAGTGCAACTTGTTGGCTTCAGTTCAGAGGGATCCAAGAGGGCTCTCGTATATGAGTACATGCCCAACGGGTCACTTGATAAGTATATCTTCTCGCCAAGCGGAACGAGACATCGTCCTTCATATTTCACTTGGGATAAACTCAATGATATAGCACTAGGAGTGGCTCGAGGTATCGATTATCTCCATCGTGGATGTGATATGCAAATTCTACACTTCGACATCAAGCCTCAGAACATCCTTCTTGACCAGAATTTCACCCCAAAGATTTCGGATTTTGGACTTGCAAAGTTATACCCGAAGGAATATGGCCTGGTGTCCATGAGTGCTGCCAGAGGGACGATAGGATATATAGCTCCTGAATTGATATCTAGGAATTTTGGGGTAATATCTGATAAGTCGGATGTTTATAGTTTTGGAATGTTACTCTTGGAGATGGCAGGGGGAAGGAGGAATGTGGATCGAAGGGTGGAGAATTCAAGTCAGGTTTACTATCCTTCATGGATCTATGATCAGCTTGCACCGGAGAAAGAACTCGAAATCAATAACAGTATAGAAATTGGTGATGCGGAGAGAAAGCTATGTATGGTGGGTTTATGGTGCATTCAGATGAAGTCATCTAGTCGTCCCTCGATGAGCAAAGTTATAGAGATGCTGGAAGGTGATGTCGATAGCCTGCAGATTCCACCCAGACCTTGTTTTTCTTCGTCGCAGCCAATCTCTATAAGACAGTCTTGCATGGACTCTTCTCTCACAGAATTATCGATCATCTGCGAGCATGATGAACTTCCCTGA